From the genome of Edaphobacter dinghuensis, one region includes:
- a CDS encoding asparagine synthase-related protein — MHQYIERVVDLTEPEANQIYNLTTEEARQLLLESPADAMREIAGSFALLARSGKTVKMARSLDRPMRYFLAKRQEGPVLIVAARIDAIYNWLKSEGLHEQFHPSYTRMVPAHYVVEIQLVGCPDPDPVYTRFFSPQVELDPLPPDLDQIGQRYIASLAEEISQWLSRVPTDEPIGVCFSGGIDSGSVFITTYHVMKKLGMNLSRLKAFVLDLGNGPDVQQARAFLDAVGLSLFLEPIEVDASTLDAQETIRIVEDYKPLDIESATMALALCRGIRERYPEWRYLVDGDGGDENLKDYPIEENPELTIRSVINNQMLYQEGWGVGKIKHSLTYSGGLSRSYTRTYAPSHHYGFNGFSPFTRPNVVAVAEAIPFIKLTDYSVEKLYELKGEIVSKGVAALTGLQMPAFPKRRFQHGALPEDALRRKLPFREAEYRKQFLSIYL; from the coding sequence GTGCATCAATACATCGAAAGAGTTGTCGATCTGACAGAGCCGGAAGCCAACCAGATCTACAATCTGACAACCGAAGAAGCGAGGCAGTTGCTACTGGAGAGTCCAGCCGATGCAATGCGAGAGATTGCCGGTTCGTTCGCTTTGCTCGCAAGATCGGGAAAGACGGTCAAGATGGCCAGATCTCTCGATCGGCCGATGCGATATTTTCTTGCAAAGCGACAGGAAGGGCCTGTTTTGATCGTTGCTGCCCGCATCGATGCCATTTACAACTGGCTCAAAAGCGAAGGGCTTCATGAGCAGTTTCATCCCAGCTATACCAGGATGGTGCCGGCTCATTATGTCGTCGAGATACAACTGGTAGGCTGTCCCGATCCCGATCCTGTTTATACGCGATTCTTCTCTCCACAAGTAGAACTAGATCCGCTGCCACCCGATCTCGACCAGATTGGGCAGCGATACATCGCGTCTCTGGCGGAAGAGATCTCGCAGTGGCTTAGCCGTGTTCCTACCGATGAGCCCATCGGGGTCTGCTTTTCCGGTGGAATCGATAGCGGTAGCGTGTTCATCACGACCTACCACGTTATGAAAAAGCTCGGCATGAATTTGAGCCGGCTCAAGGCATTTGTGCTGGACCTGGGTAATGGTCCTGATGTGCAGCAGGCACGCGCTTTTCTCGATGCTGTAGGGCTGAGCCTCTTTCTCGAACCGATCGAGGTCGATGCTTCTACACTCGATGCACAGGAGACGATCCGCATCGTTGAAGATTACAAGCCGCTTGATATCGAATCGGCAACGATGGCGCTCGCGCTATGCAGAGGTATTCGGGAGCGCTATCCCGAGTGGCGTTATCTGGTGGATGGCGATGGTGGCGACGAGAACTTGAAAGACTACCCCATCGAAGAGAATCCCGAGCTAACAATTCGGAGTGTCATCAATAATCAGATGCTCTACCAGGAAGGTTGGGGAGTAGGAAAGATTAAACACTCGTTGACTTATAGTGGAGGGTTGAGCCGCTCGTACACTCGCACCTATGCGCCGTCTCATCACTATGGGTTCAACGGCTTCAGCCCTTTTACCAGGCCAAATGTCGTCGCTGTGGCCGAGGCAATTCCTTTTATTAAGTTGACAGACTATAGCGTTGAAAAACTCTATGAACTGAAGGGCGAGATTGTATCTAAGGGAGTAGCAGCGCTAACCGGTTTGCAGATGCCTGCCTTTCCGAAACGACGCTTCCAGCATGGAGCACTGCCTGAAGATGCTTTGCGCCGAAAGCTGCCCTTTCGTGAAGCCGAGTATCGAAAGCAATTTCTGTCGATCTATCTGTGA
- a CDS encoding radical SAM protein, translated as MSSYPTSDVERDQWILARRPAREDLDYRQPYAFLVEEEYSAAKEVVPVATVFLTNRECPWRCVMCDLWRNTLTEKVPVGAIPQQIDYALARLPPARQIKLYNSGSFFDRGAIPIEDYPAIAAQANSFDRTIVESHPSLINQTCLQFRDLLSNKLEVAMGLETSHPKILTLLNKRITLNQFSDASQYLQSNGIDLRVFILVQPPFMRAHEALYWAERSLDFAFDCGATAVTLIPTRPGNGAMETLIQLGEFSPPKLNVVEAAASYGLRLGRGRVFVDLWDLHSAPSKCSCYPLRMERLRKMNLQQSVTDRIECPQCKGNS; from the coding sequence ATGTCCTCTTACCCAACTAGCGACGTCGAGCGAGATCAATGGATTCTCGCTCGACGTCCGGCACGCGAAGATCTGGATTACCGTCAGCCTTATGCATTCTTAGTTGAAGAGGAGTACTCCGCGGCAAAAGAAGTAGTGCCGGTGGCTACTGTATTTTTAACCAACCGCGAATGCCCCTGGCGATGCGTGATGTGTGACCTCTGGCGTAACACGCTAACGGAAAAGGTTCCGGTGGGTGCCATCCCACAACAAATTGACTATGCGCTGGCGCGACTGCCGCCTGCGCGTCAGATCAAGCTCTACAACAGCGGCAGCTTCTTTGATCGCGGTGCAATTCCTATCGAAGACTATCCTGCAATTGCGGCTCAAGCGAATTCGTTCGATAGAACAATTGTTGAAAGCCATCCATCACTTATTAATCAAACATGTCTCCAGTTTCGCGATCTGCTCTCCAACAAGCTGGAAGTTGCCATGGGACTTGAAACGTCTCATCCGAAGATATTGACCCTACTGAATAAGCGCATCACGCTGAATCAATTCTCTGACGCATCGCAGTATCTGCAATCGAATGGGATTGATCTTCGCGTATTTATTCTTGTCCAACCACCTTTTATGAGAGCGCACGAGGCGCTCTATTGGGCAGAGCGCTCCCTGGACTTTGCTTTTGATTGTGGAGCAACTGCAGTTACGCTGATTCCAACAAGACCCGGAAATGGCGCGATGGAAACGCTAATCCAATTAGGTGAGTTTTCTCCGCCGAAGCTGAACGTCGTGGAGGCAGCAGCAAGCTATGGTTTGAGACTTGGGCGCGGGCGCGTCTTTGTTGATCTCTGGGACCTACATTCTGCTCCGAGCAAGTGCTCATGCTATCCATTACGCATGGAGCGGCTAAGGAAGATGAATCTTCAACAATCTGTGACAGACAGAATCGAGTGCCCACAGTGCAAGGGGAACAGTTGA
- a CDS encoding NAD(P)/FAD-dependent oxidoreductase: MSRTYDIAVVGSGFAGSLIAMIARRLGHSVVLLERGKHPRFAIGESSTPLSNLLLEDIATRYDLQRIRPLTKWGTWQEQYPEIGCGKKRGFTFYHHQLGHPHTPDPDNQRQLLVAASPHDSIADTHWFRADFDDMFVKEAQHAGVEYCDETKLDTFLDDGDLVTLGGTRGEQSVTFRARFVVDATGPRGLLHRALHLPESSLPNYPATQALFNHFTNVGRLDDKHSTSGTPPYPIDDAAVHHVFDGGWIWVLQFKNGITSAGVAATDKTFSRLRLADGETAWKELIQSIPALREQFLHAKAVRPFTHIKQLSFLSEAIHGERWALLPSAAGFIDPLLSTGFPLTLLGVRRLAGILENDWDTPRFQSSLQGYASQTRGELLATARLISSLYANMDNFPAFTALSLLYFAAASYSETAFRLKKPQLAQSFLLHDHPSFGPACRGLLERAHHLNTQQESDRFIEDVLQTIDPIDVAGLCNRQRRNWYPVDADDLIRSAHKVDATREDVIHLLQSCGFYQS, translated from the coding sequence TTGAGTCGCACCTATGACATTGCAGTAGTAGGATCTGGCTTTGCGGGCTCTCTGATTGCCATGATCGCACGCAGATTAGGACACTCTGTCGTGTTATTAGAGAGAGGCAAGCATCCTCGTTTTGCCATTGGAGAATCCTCGACCCCACTTTCAAACCTGCTCCTCGAAGATATTGCGACGCGCTATGATCTTCAGCGGATCAGGCCGCTCACTAAGTGGGGCACATGGCAGGAACAATATCCGGAGATTGGCTGCGGAAAAAAGCGCGGCTTTACTTTCTACCATCATCAGCTCGGACATCCTCACACTCCCGATCCAGACAATCAAAGACAGCTCCTCGTAGCCGCCAGCCCGCACGATTCCATTGCAGATACACATTGGTTTCGCGCGGACTTCGACGATATGTTCGTCAAGGAAGCACAGCATGCCGGCGTCGAATATTGTGATGAGACTAAGCTGGATACTTTTCTCGACGACGGCGATCTGGTAACGCTAGGCGGCACGAGGGGAGAACAAAGTGTTACTTTTCGTGCGAGATTCGTAGTAGATGCTACCGGCCCTCGCGGATTGCTCCATCGCGCATTGCATCTGCCAGAGAGCTCTTTGCCGAACTATCCTGCTACGCAGGCGCTGTTCAATCACTTTACAAACGTAGGGCGTCTTGACGATAAACATTCGACCTCAGGCACGCCTCCCTATCCAATCGACGATGCAGCCGTTCATCATGTCTTCGACGGTGGATGGATATGGGTTCTCCAATTTAAGAATGGAATAACCAGTGCGGGAGTCGCTGCCACTGACAAGACCTTCTCGCGTCTACGGCTCGCAGACGGAGAAACCGCTTGGAAAGAGCTGATTCAATCGATACCTGCACTTCGTGAGCAGTTTCTTCATGCGAAAGCAGTACGCCCTTTCACGCATATCAAGCAGCTCTCTTTCTTGAGCGAAGCTATTCATGGGGAAAGATGGGCGCTACTTCCATCAGCAGCAGGATTCATCGATCCACTGCTTTCGACAGGGTTTCCGCTTACACTCTTAGGCGTCCGGAGATTAGCGGGCATCCTTGAAAACGATTGGGATACGCCGCGCTTCCAAAGCAGTCTTCAAGGTTACGCCAGCCAGACCAGGGGAGAGCTTCTCGCAACGGCCAGGTTGATCTCAAGTCTCTACGCCAACATGGATAACTTTCCGGCCTTTACTGCGCTATCGTTGCTTTACTTTGCCGCAGCCAGCTACTCCGAAACAGCGTTCAGGCTAAAGAAGCCACAGTTGGCGCAATCGTTTTTACTTCACGACCATCCGAGTTTCGGCCCTGCATGTCGCGGCTTATTGGAGCGCGCACATCATTTAAACACACAGCAGGAATCTGATCGCTTCATTGAAGATGTTTTACAAACGATAGATCCGATTGATGTCGCCGGTCTTTGCAATCGTCAGCGTCGTAACTGGTACCCTGTCGATGCAGACGATCTCATCAGGTCAGCACATAAGGTAGATGCGACACGCGAAGATGTTATCCATTTGCTGCAGAGCTGTGGTTTCTACCAGTCATAG
- a CDS encoding CRTAC1 family protein: MRLRFQLAYCPLLIALLAISGCKQHQPVTPSQEASSSASQHTTAESTLTRNAEPVPARPSGPIRFTDVTDQAGIHFRHNSGAFGKKYLPETMGSGVCVLDYDNDGWQDILFVNSMDWPGHHSANDYPALYHNNGNGTFTDVTRQAGLAVKMYGLGCAVGDYDNDGYDDIYITALDGNHLFHNLGNGKFSDVTARAGVKNPGFATSAVWFDYDNDGKLDLLVLHYVDWSIATDQFCSLDGKNKSYCTPEAYKGQSATLYHNKGNGVFEDVTKKAGLFDPTSKSLGVALLDYDNDGWLDLFVTNDTQPNKLYHNNHDGTFTDTAFSAGVAFSDAGKARAGMGTDAADYDASGRQSLVIGNFTNESMALYHNDGSGLFSDHATDSDIATASAKSLTFSTFFFDYDLDGWPDIFALNGHVADDVSVTQPTLHYAESPLLFRNKGKGHFENVTDKVGSALHQPIVGRGAAYLDFDNDGDLDLVITTNNGPAKLFRNDNGNQNDMLRVRTIGIRSNRDGIGAKVTVKTDKGTRLFEMVKSGSSYLSQSEMPLTFGLGKPEPGKLVELDIVWPSGKKESISNIKPNQTITLKEGSGMISAVPIKLSQP; encoded by the coding sequence ATGAGATTACGGTTCCAGCTTGCTTATTGCCCTTTACTGATTGCACTTCTAGCAATCTCAGGCTGCAAACAGCATCAGCCTGTTACGCCGTCACAGGAAGCAAGTTCGTCAGCGAGTCAGCACACAACGGCTGAGTCTACTCTTACGAGGAACGCAGAGCCTGTCCCTGCACGGCCTTCCGGCCCTATTCGCTTTACCGATGTAACCGATCAGGCTGGAATCCACTTTCGCCACAACAGCGGAGCGTTTGGGAAGAAGTATCTTCCTGAAACAATGGGGAGCGGAGTTTGCGTTCTCGATTACGACAATGATGGCTGGCAGGATATCTTGTTTGTGAATTCCATGGACTGGCCGGGACACCACTCGGCGAACGATTATCCAGCCCTCTATCACAACAATGGAAATGGAACCTTCACTGACGTAACGCGCCAGGCAGGGCTTGCCGTCAAGATGTATGGGTTGGGCTGCGCCGTCGGTGACTATGATAACGATGGCTACGACGACATCTATATTACGGCTCTCGATGGCAATCATCTTTTTCACAATCTGGGGAATGGAAAGTTCAGCGATGTCACGGCCAGAGCGGGTGTAAAGAATCCTGGCTTTGCCACCAGCGCAGTATGGTTTGATTACGATAACGATGGCAAGCTCGATCTTCTGGTGCTGCATTATGTCGATTGGTCCATCGCCACAGATCAGTTCTGCTCGCTGGATGGAAAAAACAAGTCCTACTGCACCCCGGAGGCATACAAAGGGCAGAGCGCAACGCTTTATCACAATAAGGGAAATGGCGTATTCGAAGATGTAACGAAGAAGGCTGGTCTATTTGATCCCACGAGCAAGTCACTTGGAGTTGCATTGTTGGATTATGACAATGATGGCTGGCTCGATCTGTTTGTAACGAATGACACACAGCCGAATAAGCTTTATCACAATAATCACGACGGGACGTTTACAGACACTGCCTTCTCAGCAGGCGTAGCTTTCAGCGATGCTGGAAAGGCGCGTGCTGGCATGGGAACGGATGCTGCCGATTATGATGCCTCCGGTCGGCAGAGTCTTGTCATCGGAAACTTTACGAATGAGAGTATGGCTCTCTACCATAACGACGGTTCCGGTTTATTTTCCGATCACGCGACAGATTCGGACATCGCGACCGCCTCTGCCAAATCGCTGACATTCAGTACATTTTTCTTCGACTATGATCTGGATGGTTGGCCTGACATCTTTGCGCTGAACGGACATGTCGCCGACGATGTGAGTGTGACACAACCGACGCTGCATTATGCAGAGTCGCCACTGCTCTTCAGAAATAAAGGGAAGGGACATTTTGAAAATGTCACAGATAAGGTTGGGTCAGCCCTGCACCAACCCATTGTAGGGCGCGGAGCCGCGTACCTTGACTTCGATAATGATGGTGATCTCGATCTGGTCATTACCACCAACAATGGGCCGGCGAAGCTTTTTCGGAATGACAACGGCAATCAGAATGACATGTTGCGGGTGCGGACAATTGGCATACGCTCGAATCGAGATGGAATAGGTGCCAAAGTTACTGTCAAAACAGACAAAGGAACGCGCCTCTTTGAGATGGTCAAATCAGGCTCCAGCTATCTTTCGCAGAGCGAGATGCCGTTGACCTTTGGCTTAGGAAAACCGGAACCCGGAAAGTTAGTTGAGCTTGATATTGTCTGGCCGTCAGGGAAAAAGGAGTCTATCTCAAATATCAAGCCAAATCAGACCATCACTCTAAAAGAGGGAAGTGGGATGATTTCAGCGGTGCCGATAAAACTATCTCAACCATAG
- a CDS encoding CRTAC1 family protein, giving the protein MKRIPIARILVSIFFVALLVTPVVLRKMSGSRAASPVKVDTKAALANHGFYFTEVSHQAGIDFVHQGPTLDPKLAPIMPEVASMGASVSIVDFDRDGWPDIYVTNSAEGSKNHLYRNMHDGTFKDVAEQMGIADVNQPGTGVSMGAIWGDYDNDGYEDLYLIKWGRPELFHNDQGHGFTRVSEKAGLPPWINANTAVWFDYDGDGLLDLFVGGYYPEDVDLWHLKSTKMMPDSFEYANNGGRKYLFHNLGNGKFEEVSAKVGINSRRWALAAAAADLRGTGHPDLFVANDYGVSELYLNDGKRFHEAGEQTGVGFAPKSGMNVAFGDIFNQGRYAVYVSNISEDGVLIQGNNLWVPKEGTSGKNIQFENLARDMGVELGGWSFGAQFGDLNNDGTLDLYLTNGYVSLDRKKSYWYDFTKISGGNSTIIGDAKNWPAMDGRSLSGYQQKHVWLNDGSGKFVDVAQAVGVTDTYDGRSVALVDLWNRGVLDAVVANQRGPLLIYKNTVAPGVDWIEFQLKGTKSNRSAIGAQVTLSWNGQEQIQEVSGGSGFAAQNDRRLHFGLGKNPRIDKAIIHWPSGKVQTLLNLMPDKLYKIEEPK; this is encoded by the coding sequence ATGAAGCGAATCCCTATTGCGAGGATTCTGGTCAGTATTTTTTTTGTTGCGTTGCTTGTGACGCCTGTTGTGCTTAGAAAGATGTCGGGTTCCCGAGCCGCTTCCCCGGTTAAGGTTGATACGAAAGCCGCGCTGGCAAATCATGGATTCTATTTCACCGAGGTATCGCATCAGGCTGGTATCGACTTCGTGCACCAAGGGCCTACGCTCGACCCGAAGCTTGCGCCAATCATGCCGGAGGTCGCCTCGATGGGCGCCTCTGTCTCCATCGTCGACTTCGACCGCGACGGATGGCCCGATATCTATGTAACGAACAGTGCAGAGGGCAGCAAGAACCATCTGTATCGCAACATGCATGACGGCACCTTCAAAGATGTCGCAGAGCAAATGGGGATTGCCGATGTCAATCAGCCCGGCACCGGTGTTTCGATGGGCGCAATATGGGGCGACTACGACAACGATGGTTACGAAGATCTCTATCTGATTAAGTGGGGCCGCCCCGAACTGTTTCATAACGATCAGGGGCACGGCTTCACCCGCGTAAGCGAAAAAGCAGGGCTGCCGCCATGGATCAACGCGAATACAGCGGTCTGGTTCGACTACGACGGAGACGGCCTGCTCGATCTCTTCGTTGGTGGCTACTATCCCGAAGATGTTGATCTCTGGCACTTGAAATCGACCAAGATGATGCCGGACAGCTTCGAGTATGCCAACAATGGCGGCCGAAAATATCTCTTCCATAATCTCGGGAATGGGAAGTTTGAAGAGGTAAGCGCAAAGGTCGGAATCAATAGTCGCCGTTGGGCTTTAGCAGCGGCTGCCGCCGATCTGCGTGGGACAGGGCATCCGGATCTTTTTGTCGCGAACGATTATGGCGTGTCGGAGCTTTATCTCAACGATGGCAAGCGCTTCCATGAGGCAGGTGAGCAGACGGGCGTAGGCTTTGCGCCAAAGAGCGGTATGAACGTGGCCTTCGGCGACATTTTCAATCAGGGGCGATATGCCGTATACGTTTCGAATATCTCAGAGGACGGCGTGCTGATTCAGGGAAATAACCTGTGGGTTCCCAAGGAGGGCACAAGCGGTAAGAATATTCAGTTTGAGAATCTCGCTCGCGATATGGGTGTCGAACTGGGTGGGTGGAGCTTTGGCGCGCAGTTTGGAGATTTGAATAACGACGGAACGCTGGACCTCTACCTTACTAACGGCTATGTATCGCTCGATCGCAAAAAGAGCTACTGGTATGACTTCACGAAGATCTCCGGCGGAAACTCGACGATTATTGGAGATGCCAAAAACTGGCCCGCGATGGATGGAAGAAGCCTGTCCGGCTATCAGCAAAAGCACGTCTGGCTCAATGACGGCTCGGGCAAATTTGTCGATGTTGCACAAGCAGTCGGGGTAACCGACACCTACGATGGCCGCTCCGTTGCGCTCGTCGACCTGTGGAACCGCGGTGTGCTCGATGCGGTCGTCGCAAATCAGCGTGGCCCGCTGCTCATCTACAAGAACACCGTAGCCCCGGGAGTAGATTGGATCGAGTTTCAATTAAAAGGAACAAAGAGCAATCGCAGTGCGATTGGCGCACAAGTTACCTTGTCATGGAATGGGCAGGAGCAGATTCAAGAAGTTTCTGGAGGTAGCGGCTTCGCCGCACAAAATGATCGACGGCTGCACTTTGGGTTAGGCAAGAATCCGCGTATCGACAAAGCAATCATTCACTGGCCTTCCGGAAAAGTGCAGACTCTTCTCAATCTTATGCCGGATAAACTCTATAAGATCGAGGAGCCGAAATGA
- a CDS encoding CRTAC1 family protein gives MRTLVPDDAVMNDRHVPMYRCRRFVAAILAAGVFFVAGCHSGGRLPSESSQTYADFVSSFYVGLAALQVGDDVRADSSLGQATKLVPGEPAAWANWGILALRQRSFDAAAARLDRARTLAPKDDRIYYLLGLLDSNRGDSTKAIADLHTAIKLNPANLRATYQLASEVERQGAATSESDFEDLIKQILVADPNNLAALVDLSRISAKRGDSATLHTAIDKIAAQSASWPADVRQQLAALQAAASGPDPKTAATRSIFLRNVLMQVPEFRQSLSAIKPQPGEEAEPFAHFLRLPSPTFKPAAADEGMTFVPQPLTKIPQDVWSWIGAVSLNGTGTPAVAVANAHQVRLSTGAAFAFPGGKSEVKPSPVGVLPVDFNYDFKTDLVLAGAGGLRFMRQDNPQTFADVTAQTKLPRAITEGSYTGAWAVDIEADGDLDIVVGAPSGLPLVLRNNGDGTFLAIHPFIGISGIRQFVWADLNGDGNPDATLIDGAGQLHVFLNERLGKFREESVPAEFSAVSAIAAADVNREGALGLLAVRQNGMIASLARSNDGHGWAVSEVTTVPNAADYLAGDVRLRVADLDNNGAFDLLLSPIASAHSPLIWLQGSDGKFQMMSKPSAAGLVFGAADLDGNGRLDLLELSPDGHAVEAVNQGTKQYHWQTIRPRAHQATGDQRINSFGIGGEIEIRSGLMVQRQEISGPELHFGLGEQKGVDVARIVWPNGSVRAEFALKADQEFVAEQRLKGSCPFLFAYNGKDMEFVKDSVPWGSAIGLRINSLGSARIEATEEWYKIGRDQLVPKDGFYDLRVTGELWETYYYDYLALMTVDHPAGTEIFADERFAVPPVKLAITAVATPQPIARAVDDNGEDVTAILRSLDGKYLDNFGRGQYQGVTRDHYVEIDLGDKAPTTGPLWLIAKGWLHPADSSLNVAMSQGQHEHPKPLSLEVPDGHGGWKVARPNLGFPAGRKKICLINLTNVFVPGTPRRVRLSTNLEIYWDSIEWAKGLPDTPLKIERLAPSMADLHYRGYSTIHQANASSPEIPDYNHLMSTTQIWRDLAGYYTRYGDVRPLLSGIDDRYVIMNAGDEMSLRFAAPAAPPKGWVRDYVIAGDGWIKDGDYNSTNSQTVLPYPYHAKREYDAPPGSLEDDWEYRHHKEDWQVYQTRYVTPRIFEEALRSEAGK, from the coding sequence ATGCGAACCCTTGTACCTGACGATGCCGTGATGAATGACCGGCATGTACCAATGTATCGATGCCGTAGATTTGTGGCCGCCATTCTGGCCGCCGGTGTGTTTTTTGTCGCCGGGTGCCACTCCGGCGGAAGGTTGCCCAGCGAGTCCTCGCAGACGTACGCCGACTTTGTTTCGAGCTTTTATGTCGGGCTGGCTGCTTTACAGGTTGGAGACGATGTCCGCGCTGACAGTAGTCTCGGGCAAGCTACAAAACTTGTTCCCGGTGAGCCTGCTGCATGGGCCAACTGGGGAATACTGGCGCTGCGTCAGAGAAGCTTCGATGCCGCAGCAGCAAGGCTCGACCGGGCACGCACGCTCGCTCCTAAAGACGATCGCATCTATTATCTGCTCGGCCTGCTGGATAGCAACCGCGGCGATTCGACCAAGGCGATTGCAGACCTGCACACGGCCATCAAGCTGAATCCGGCGAATCTGCGCGCAACCTATCAACTTGCTTCCGAGGTGGAGCGCCAGGGTGCTGCGACAAGCGAAAGTGACTTTGAAGATCTGATCAAGCAGATACTCGTTGCCGATCCCAACAATCTTGCTGCGCTCGTAGACCTTAGCCGCATATCCGCTAAACGCGGCGACTCTGCCACGCTGCACACGGCGATCGATAAGATCGCTGCGCAATCCGCTTCATGGCCGGCTGACGTAAGGCAGCAACTGGCTGCCTTGCAGGCGGCGGCGTCCGGACCTGATCCAAAGACCGCAGCGACACGCTCAATTTTTTTGAGAAATGTGCTGATGCAGGTTCCGGAGTTTCGCCAGAGCCTGTCCGCAATCAAGCCGCAGCCGGGCGAAGAGGCCGAGCCTTTCGCACATTTTCTGAGACTGCCTTCGCCAACGTTTAAGCCTGCTGCTGCGGATGAGGGGATGACGTTCGTCCCCCAACCATTGACGAAGATACCGCAGGATGTTTGGAGTTGGATTGGAGCGGTCTCTCTGAATGGCACAGGCACACCTGCGGTTGCGGTAGCCAACGCTCACCAGGTCCGTCTGTCGACGGGTGCTGCATTTGCTTTTCCCGGAGGAAAGTCTGAGGTGAAGCCCAGCCCGGTGGGAGTTCTTCCGGTTGACTTCAACTACGATTTCAAAACCGATCTTGTCCTGGCCGGCGCTGGCGGGCTTCGCTTCATGCGGCAGGATAATCCCCAGACCTTTGCAGATGTTACCGCGCAGACGAAGCTGCCTCGCGCGATAACAGAGGGAAGTTACACCGGCGCATGGGCCGTAGATATTGAAGCCGATGGAGATCTGGATATTGTTGTGGGCGCGCCGTCAGGATTGCCGCTCGTCCTTCGCAACAACGGGGATGGAACGTTTCTTGCAATTCATCCCTTTATCGGCATCTCAGGCATTCGCCAGTTTGTATGGGCTGACCTCAATGGCGACGGCAATCCCGATGCCACGCTGATCGACGGTGCGGGACAACTGCATGTCTTCCTCAATGAGCGTTTGGGCAAGTTTCGCGAGGAATCTGTGCCGGCAGAGTTTTCAGCCGTAAGCGCGATAGCCGCTGCCGATGTGAATCGCGAAGGCGCGTTAGGGCTGCTTGCAGTCCGCCAGAATGGCATGATCGCCAGCCTTGCAAGATCGAACGATGGTCATGGTTGGGCAGTGTCGGAGGTTACGACTGTTCCAAACGCGGCCGATTATCTTGCGGGAGATGTTCGGCTGCGCGTCGCCGATCTCGATAACAATGGCGCCTTCGATCTTTTGCTCTCGCCGATTGCATCCGCGCATAGTCCGTTGATCTGGCTGCAAGGATCGGATGGAAAATTTCAGATGATGAGTAAGCCATCCGCAGCAGGGCTGGTCTTTGGTGCGGCTGATTTGGATGGAAACGGCAGGCTGGACCTGCTCGAGCTTTCGCCGGATGGGCATGCTGTTGAAGCGGTCAATCAAGGTACAAAGCAATATCACTGGCAGACCATTCGGCCTCGCGCACATCAGGCCACGGGTGATCAACGCATCAATTCGTTTGGCATCGGTGGCGAGATTGAGATTCGCTCCGGGTTGATGGTTCAGCGACAGGAGATCTCAGGCCCGGAGCTGCATTTTGGATTGGGCGAGCAGAAGGGGGTCGATGTAGCGCGGATTGTTTGGCCGAATGGATCGGTTCGCGCCGAGTTTGCACTCAAGGCTGATCAGGAATTTGTTGCGGAGCAGCGATTGAAAGGTTCCTGTCCGTTCCTCTTTGCTTACAACGGCAAAGACATGGAGTTCGTGAAGGACTCCGTACCATGGGGATCGGCGATTGGATTACGCATCAATTCGCTGGGAAGCGCTCGCATCGAAGCAACAGAGGAGTGGTACAAGATAGGTCGCGATCAGTTAGTGCCGAAAGATGGATTTTACGATCTGCGCGTCACCGGCGAGCTTTGGGAGACCTACTATTACGACTATCTCGCACTGATGACCGTAGACCATCCTGCAGGTACAGAGATATTTGCCGACGAGCGCTTTGCAGTGCCGCCGGTGAAGCTGGCCATCACTGCGGTTGCAACGCCTCAGCCAATCGCTCGCGCGGTCGACGACAACGGAGAAGATGTCACGGCGATTCTACGATCGCTCGACGGAAAGTATCTCGACAACTTTGGCCGGGGACAGTATCAGGGAGTAACTCGCGATCATTATGTAGAGATCGACCTGGGAGACAAGGCCCCCACGACAGGCCCTCTCTGGCTGATCGCCAAAGGCTGGCTGCATCCTGCCGACTCATCGCTGAATGTCGCCATGAGCCAGGGGCAGCATGAACATCCCAAGCCTCTCAGCCTTGAGGTGCCGGATGGTCATGGCGGCTGGAAGGTGGCAAGGCCGAACCTTGGATTTCCAGCAGGTCGCAAGAAGATTTGTCTGATCAACCTGACAAACGTCTTTGTTCCTGGAACACCACGACGCGTTCGACTCAGTACAAATCTGGAGATCTATTGGGATTCCATCGAGTGGGCCAAAGGACTGCCGGATACGCCTCTGAAGATCGAGCGTCTGGCACCCAGCATGGCGGACCTGCATTATCGCGGCTACTCTACCATTCATCAGGCAAATGCATCTTCGCCGGAGATTCCCGATTACAACCATCTGATGTCCACAACGCAGATATGGCGCGATCTTGCGGGCTACTACACACGCTATGGCGACGTCAGGCCATTGTTGTCCGGCATCGATGATCGCTACGTCATCATGAACGCGGGCGACGAGATGTCGTTACGTTTTGCCGCGCCTGCAGCGCCACCGAAGGGGTGGGTGCGGGATTATGTGATCGCAGGCGATGGCTGGATCAAAGATGGCGACTACAACTCTACGAACTCGCAGACTGTATTGCCTTATCCCTATCACGCGAAGAGGGAATACGATGCGCCTCCGGGAAGTCTGGAGGACGATTGGGAGTATAGACACCACAAGGAGGATTGGCAGGTCTATCAGACGCGCTATGTTACTCCAAGGATATTTGAAGAAGCTTTGAGAAGTGAGGCAGGGAAATGA